The genomic stretch TCGTTATTCGTGCAAAGCGAGGTGTGATCAATAGGTGTTAGGATTGACGAATCCGTCTCTCTGCTCGATACCGAAGTATCGTCTCGGCATAGTAGGAATCCTTTCGATCACTCTCCGCGACTTCCTCAAACGCTTGACGCGTTATCTGCTTAGTAGACAATTCACCATCCTCAATCTTCCAGGCAAACGGCTCTTTGGGGTCTAATCCTCGCTCTCGCAGCATGTCCCCATCTACCCGCAACGCCCACACGAGTTCGTCACCGTACTCAATTGCTTGTTCTCGGCTCAGCATCAATTTGTCCAGATATTCATCTCCGTGTGGAGCAGGTGCAGCCCACTCCACTTTCCACTCAGACTCAACGTGATTTGAGGACATACACATAAACCAATGCCCGATGAGATAATTGAGGGGGTTCGACTCCTACTCCTCGCCCATTTCAGCCCGCAATTCCGCGAGAAGTTCTTCCTTCATTTCGGCCATGATAGCGGCTTTTGCGTCGGGATCGGACAGAATTTCTTTCGCTGCGTCGAGTCCCTGCTCTTCCTCGACCGTCTCAGTCTCGCCCTTCGACTCCCACAGTGCTTTGTCGGCCATCTGGTCGATGTTCTCTGCCGAGTGCCTGAGTGGGACACCGCATGAGTGACAGAACGCAACCCCTGTGAGATTCGAGATCGTGACACCACAACTCGGACAGTTCTCGAACAGGTGGCCAACCTCTTCTTCGTCGTCGTCGGTGGCCATACCGTAGTGGTCCTCGATGTCCTCGGCGTGGCTCTTGTCCTTGAGGGAACCGTATCGGTCGAGGTGCTGACTGTCGCTGTGCCAGCCGACCATGTATTTGATACGCTGGTCGCTGAGACCATCCCGGATCATACGGCGAATCGCGGTGTGGCGTAGCCGATGGGTTTGTGCCTTCTCTTCGTCGACACCCGCGGAGGCAGCGAGCCGAGAGATAGTTTTCTCGAAGCCGGAATAGCCCAACGGGTCACCCTTGTTGTAGTGACGCCCTCCTCGCATGGTGACGAACAGTGCGTCGTCCTCGTCGTAGTCGGGCCAGTGCGGGTGTTTGTTGAGCCACCGCGTCACGTAGGGAGTCGCCCAAATCATCGGTCGGTAGCCCTTCGCCCCTTTGAGGCCGGCAGCCTCCGGATTGAGATTGAAGCCACCGCGATTCCCCTTAATCTCGATATCCTTCAGTCGGATCGAAGCGAGGGCACTGATGCGCTGTCCGGTAGCCAGCATGAGCGCGAGGATCGCCGAGTCTCGCTCGTCGGCAACCATGAACATCTTGGCTGTCTCGTCGGAGGTGAAGCAGTCGTCCTCGGTGATTTTTCCTGGGGTAGGTTGCCCGACCTCGATCTCTTCGTGCCAGTCACGACCCAGGTGTTTGAAGAACAATCGAAGGGCTTGACGGAACGACCGGACGTACTCTGCGGAGTATCCCCCCTTCTTGGCACCTTCGATGGTGCCCTGCTGTAGCCCATTGAGGAAGTGGGAGAAGTCGGAGTTGTACTCGTCGTGCTCGTACTCGTGTAGGGGCTTGTGGGTCAACTCGGCACACCGAATCAGCATCGTGAGCAGGTTGCCCTGTGTGCTGGCTTCGTATTGACCGCTGGCGTCACGGCGGTCCATGAGAGCTCGAATTGCCTGTCGGTCTTTGTCGTCTATCTTGGCCTTTTGAAGCCGCTTCCGAGTCTGCTGGTATTTGCCTTCGTAGTCCGAGGGGTCGTTGACTGATACCACACCCAAGAGACGACGGAAGGTCTGATAAGACTAACTGTCTTAGATGTCGTATAGTTTCCCAAGCCAATAGCCCGGGTTCAATTCCCGGACGGCGCATGTCCGTTCTCCGTCGGTTTACGTACCGTCAATCACTCATTTCACCGCTCTCGCCGAACGAGCCTCCGCTGGCCGCGATGGGCGCGAAGACGCGGTGAGACCCCGTTACCGATACGCCGCGATGAACGAGGCCACTCTGGTCGGGAGGCGGTCGAACACGTCCTCCGGAATCTGTGGTACCACTCTGTCGGCGAGCGCGACGAGCGGCTTCCGCAGGGCGGTGTACACCACCGAGATTCCGAGCGCGCCGGCGATTCCGAGCTGTGCCGTGCCGTCGAGGACGAGGAGCGCCGGGAGCGCGAGCGCGCCACTGAGCACCAGGTCCTCCGGCGCACCGTCGTACCGAATCCACCGCCGTGGGGCGAT from Salinigranum halophilum encodes the following:
- a CDS encoding tyrosine-type recombinase/integrase — protein: MVSVNDPSDYEGKYQQTRKRLQKAKIDDKDRQAIRALMDRRDASGQYEASTQGNLLTMLIRCAELTHKPLHEYEHDEYNSDFSHFLNGLQQGTIEGAKKGGYSAEYVRSFRQALRLFFKHLGRDWHEEIEVGQPTPGKITEDDCFTSDETAKMFMVADERDSAILALMLATGQRISALASIRLKDIEIKGNRGGFNLNPEAAGLKGAKGYRPMIWATPYVTRWLNKHPHWPDYDEDDALFVTMRGGRHYNKGDPLGYSGFEKTISRLAASAGVDEEKAQTHRLRHTAIRRMIRDGLSDQRIKYMVGWHSDSQHLDRYGSLKDKSHAEDIEDHYGMATDDDEEEVGHLFENCPSCGVTISNLTGVAFCHSCGVPLRHSAENIDQMADKALWESKGETETVEEEQGLDAAKEILSDPDAKAAIMAEMKEELLAELRAEMGEE